Genomic window (Lycium barbarum isolate Lr01 chromosome 2, ASM1917538v2, whole genome shotgun sequence):
ATTTATTTCAATTGAGcacctgaacacatgataaagttTTCATGTTAGACAttttaggtttgaatttggaaaaaaaatatcCACGTGTTTTCAAGCGTCTATTTGGTAGTTAAGTTAATCACATTAAATAAGTCGTcttctttaattatacacatcagacATCATTTAGAAAACACTTGGAATTTTACAACTTGTTGATAtgaatgtgtataattaaaggagtTATCATTTTATAAGTGATTTATTTATCTACTGAATAAGCATTTAAAAATACACGCAAAAGCCTAttcaaatttatatatataaatattttattatgTGTTAAGTGCTTAATTAGAACTAGCACTCCTTAGAGCGCCAAAAAAATTAGAGTAAAAATCATAAAACCTCTGGGAGCTAAACAAAGCAAATATAGCTTGGGAATGACGTCAATGGAACTTTCCCTATAGGTCCCAAAAAGTTATTTTGCCTCTCCTTTTTTTGTCCCTTCAAAGCTATTTGGGTTTTTCCGATTTGCAACCATTTTTAGGCGTTTTTTTTTGACCCTTCTCTGTCTTCACAGACAcattgcatttatatattttcTTCATTTCTAAAACCCCTTTTTGCCCTTTTTTAGTTTATTCCCTTTTTCGGttggaaaaaaaagaagatataAGTAGAAAATTTGATAACCCCTTTTTGGGTTTAATCTGTtggcaaaagaaaagaaaaaactctTGTTTACACATGGCTGttatggatgaaattggaatTGATATCAGgttagaaagttgaaattttctAGCCCCAAAGAAACTTTTATTTTTGTGTTTGGTTTTTTATGTTTTCTTTTCTGGTTGAATTTTGAGTAAATTAATGTAATATCTTGATAGATGGGAGGAAATCTGCCATCacttgacaaaaaaataataattgtagCTTTGATGATTTTTTGGCTTGTATTCCTTTAGGTTTTATGTTTTTTTTGAGATGTTGGGTGTGTGAATTTACAGTCTTTTTTGGTTGAATTACATGAATTAATGGAATTTCTGATGTGGGTCCTgcttgaaaattcaagaaacgaTGTTGGATATTGAGAAATGAGTATTTGGTATTGTTGGACTTGTGTTAAATCTTGAATTTTGTGACACTTTGAGGATTATTGTATCTTTATTAGgtgtgtagttttttttttttccttttttttttagtttcatttgGTTTCAATGGAGTACTGTATGATTGATGTTGATGGATTGGGCAACAGCTCCGATATTGAAGTCGATGACATAAGGTGTGACAATATAGCGGAAAAGGATGTGAGTGATGAAGAGATTGATCCTGAGGAATTGGAGAGGCGAATGTGGAAAGATCGTGTAAAGCTCAAGAGGCTTAAGGAAAGGCAGAAGCTTGCAGCACAAGAAGCTGCAGAGAAGCTGCAGAAGAACAAGCAAACCACTGATCAAGCTCGGAGGAAAAAGATGTCCAGAGCTCAAGATGGGATTTTGAAGTACATGTTGAAACTTATGGAGGTTTGCAAGGCTCGAGGATTTGTTTATGGGATTATACCTGAGAAGGGTAAACCGGTTAGTGGTGCATCGGATAATATTAGAGCTTGGTGGAAGGAAAAGGTGAAGTTTGATAAGAATGGTCCTGCTGCAATAGCAAAGTATGAAGCGGAATGCCATGCAAAAGGAGAGGGAATTGGAAAACAAAACGGGAACCCACAAAGTGTTTTGCAGGATTTGCAGGATGCTACCTTGGGGTCCCTTTTGTCTTCTTTAATGCAACATTGTGATCCACCTCAACGGAAGTTCCCGTTGGAGAAAGGTGTCTCACCACCCTGGTGGCCATCAGGGAACGAGGAATGGTGGGTGAAAATGGGGCTGCCTAAGGGACAGAAAACACCATACAAGAAGCCGCATGATTTAAAGAAAATGTTTAAAGTTGGTGTTCTAACTGCTGTTATAAAGCATATGTCACCTGATATTGCAAAGATCAGGAGATTAGTGCGGCAGTCAAAGTGTTTACAGGATAAGATGACTGCAAAGGAGAGCTCAATATGGTTATCTGTTTTAAGCGGAGAGGAATCTACTATCCAGCAACCAACCAGTGACAACGGATCATCTAGCATAAGCGAGGCACCTAATAGAGGTCACGGTCAAAAGAAGAAACCTTCTGTTGATAGTGGCAGtgattatgatgttgatgatgttaatgtCTCTGCTTCATCTAGAGATGAGACGAGAAATGAACCATTGGATGCTCCTCCTCTGAGTGCTGTTCCTCAATCTCACCAAGGTAAAGATGGACAACGTCGAAGAAGAAAACGTGCTAGGTCGAACTTTCAACAGACTGAACCTGATGATGAGGCTAGAAACGCCTTACCTGATATAAACAATTCCAATGTGCAGCTTTCAGGGTACAATACAAATGAAAGCCAACCGGAGAACAATATTGTGGGAGCGAAGAAGCCTGTGGAGAAAAACTCTGCTGAATTACCATTAAGAGACTCCAACCTTTCCTTGGTTCCATCAGCTGATGCAGTCTCTACAGAGGACGCATTTGTTAGCAATGGGCCATCAATTTATCCAATGTTGGAAAACTCTGTTATCCCGTATGAATCAAGGTTTCATCTTGGAACTCAAGATTCTGTTGCGCTGCGCCAGCTTCATGATACTCAGTTGCAGAGCAGAACTCAGTTCTCTGGGATGAATAATGAACCTCGAAGTTCGATATTTCATTATGGACCTCCAAACAATGGGTTGCATAACGGACCTCAAAGTTCTGTCCTACATCATGAGCTACAGGATCCGAGTTTCACTCATGGATCTCAATATTCAAACTTGCATCAATCCCCTGTATATCAATATTATACACCATCGGCTGAATTTGGGTCAGCTCATGAAGAGCAGCAGTCTCACCTGGCATTCGGTCAACCTCAGATTAAGCCACGGGATTCTGGAGTTAGAAATGATATTTCTAGAGAGGACCACCAATATGGAAAAGACACATTTCAGAATGATCATGATAGACCTGTTGAGATGCATTTTGCATCTCCAATCACTAGTGGCTCACCCGATTATGCTAGACTCAGCAGTCCATTTAACTTTGAGCTTGAAGTCCCAAGTGCATTAGATGCTGGTGATTTGGAACTATTCCTTGATGAAGACGTTATGACATTCTTTGCTTCGTAGGCAGTTATGTGGAAAATACAACATTTAGAATGTGAGTTACAGAGAAATGAGCTTACTCTTTCCCTTTTTTCATTGTTATTTAATAGTGATTTGATTGTATATTCTCACTTTTTTATGCAGGAACCACCTGAAGGCTGCGCCAACATATTGTGAACTGGAGTGAGTCCTCTCTCATAAAATGAGATCCTGGACTGTAAGTTATTGTACTCAGCTGTCAAATTGTAAATTCAGTGgcagaaaatcatttttttgtcTCTTCTTAGCTTGTCTTTTACATGTTGTAGACTTGTGCTTCGCGTAATTGAGATAGTTTCTGATTGACTAAGGCAGGAAAGCTAGAGTTCCTTCTTGTTTTCTTTAATCATAACAGCCTTTCTCGTCATGCTAAAAAATATTCTTTCAAGTGCTACATATGATAATGGTTTTTGTATTTAACCTATTCTTGAGGAAAGGCGTTTGTACATGTTCCAGTAGCTCGTTTCGAGGTTCTTCTTCTCTATAATGTGGAGACCTCATCAACCTAATTAACATGCCAACTAGGCTTGACAAATTTGTTGAATGGTTTGTATAGCAGTATAGCACTACCCAGTTTGATTTTTTGTCTCACACTCTCACCTCCGTTGAGGGTCGTAAGGAACTACTTCATAAATTTTGAAGCCTCAGTGGCAGCTTGCACTAAACTTGTGCCGTTTGTTGTAGAAAATGGGTAAGGTAAGAGCGAAATTAAAGAGGAGgggaaacatatatatatgttttctaTTAGTAAATAAAAGAGTACTATTAAAATTGGGAATCTCTACAAGTGATTCGAGTCTTGACACCAACTTTTCAACCCTTGCTGAGTTGAATGGCATGGTGCAAAGGAGGAGGTAAATCTGTACACAAGATAAAATTTAACTAAATTCCCCTCCCCTTCCCGACTTTCAACCCATGAACAAACCATTATCTAGAACTTGAGCATGTGAAGGTTCTCTTGTAATGCCAAAGAGATGGCgtattttgaagttagagttCTGATGTTTTTCTTGTCACAAAGTCATTACTTGACCTTATGTCATTCCGAATAGCATATATAGGTTTCTTCAGCGAGGGTCTTTCATTTGCATTCAGTTGCAATAGGAAAGGTGATTAGGGAATATAGGTCCTCCTAGAAGGGAGGATACCATCTTAGTTACAATAGCTAGGCATCATTGTGGCATAATCTTATTGATCATTAACAGTGATCATATGAATATCCATtctcaaaaattaaaatataaagagACAGTTGAACATATGAATAAGTTCATTTGATGTTTCCTCTTAGGAATGCTTTATTGTTGTTTCTACATGTTGTGCTTTACCGACGAGAGTGAAGAGTCAAAATGAAATATTAAAAGAACAGGAAATCAGCAAGCACGGGGAAATCCCATAGTCCTAGATGATATGAATTTGAAAAAAGTAACAAAGTATAGAAGGTTTTCTGTATTTCTTTTATCCTAGTATGTCAAATACAAATGAGTCTGCTGAGTATGACTAATTTTGGCATCCAGTAAAGAGGTTGTGCATCTTTGATTATGTTTATGATGAACCCTAAGCTAGGACGTAGAGGCTGCCTTTATATTGATTTTCTAATGGGTACATATTGCATATTGCAAGAAAAGTTTGAAAGCAAAATGCACTACTTTGACGAACTTAAAAGATCTTGGTGTTACTTTTCCTATTAACTTTTTGAGAGCAGAATGATAAGAGAAGAAGAGAAACTGTTTCCAAAAAGATTCGATTTGCTTTTTATTTTGGCCAACACATGCATTCCTTTGTCGATATATAACGAAGAAGTTCTAAAGCATATACCCAACTTATGTTGTCTTGTTGAACAAGAATATCTTGTGGTAGAACATACAGTAAATGATATCATTCGATAGAAGGTGCACGTAGCACTCGTAGATGTGAGAGAAAGTTGCTTGCAATGATTTAGTCATTCctaagctatgttgctcggactctccaaattaaagatatgtataatgtatcaaaatgccctttaatcttgtggtcttcaAATGCCACAAATGCCATGAGgatgttgaaattaaagagtAGTTGCAAATTAGGAAAGAGACATAACCCtgaggggttggcctggtggtaattggcttgagctttggggtttgctccctttcaaggtctcaagttcgaaacccattgggtgcaaacaatttctgagggccatcggactggggtaaaaccctgaattacccgtggtgtacttgcgggaaactccttgccgagggcctgtgcacccccgggattagtcggggctcaaagagatccggacacccggtgcttaatcaaaaaaattaggaaagagacattcttttgaaacaaattaaaaaggaaagtacgacaaacaaattgaaacatagGGAGTATTACTTTGTAAATAGCCAAGGTTCTTAAAAAAGCTGTCAAGGCTGAAATTACTAATATTCTAATATATATTCAGTTCTGGACaacaaaacaataaaataaaaggtaCTTGACAACATCAATATGTATCTTGAATGATAAAAGCATAGTTAAAAGTTGTGGGGAACGCCAAAGCTATGCATGAAAAAAGTTGTGGGAAATgccaaactgaaaaaaaaaaaaaaggaaaacaatgcAGTGAGCGAGAATTGAACTAGGAACTTTGGGGAAAATTTGAACCCCCTTAACCACTGAGCTAAGCCTTCAGCTGTGTCAAAGGAATTCATTATATGATATATAGGCATAAAattcaaatttgaccttatatataCAGTACCCAGCCCTGGGTACGAAGTTTAAGATTGTGGTTTAAAACAAACCatggacatttgtgtggctataaatctcattaagggtaaaatggaaagtttaaagttaaattgtttctaaatatagaaagatgtcatTAATTTTGGGACAGATCAATAAAGAAACAGTGTCCCACAAAATGGGATAAGGGAGTACAATATTCAGAATCAATGTAAACTTAAAGACAATATAGCCCAATAAAAGGAAAAAATTCATATAGGCGATGCCAACTTGTTGGGGTTGGGACTTATAGCCTATTTGGCCGAGCTTTCAAatatgcttattttaaaaagtgctttttgTCAGAAGTgatttttgaaaagtactttcgGAGAGTAACTTTTCGTGTTTGGCTAATctatttgaaaagcacttttgccAATATTATAGCAGTAATTTGTGCTAGGCTAAGGTCTCTtgtgggaaaaaaaaaatactctttttagcttctgaaaacaACTTCTGCTACTActagtgttatcaaaagcgaaaagcgcaaaaaagctctaacgTCAGCTgaggctttaagcgcaaagcgcaaataaagcgtgggctttaatgaaaaaaaagCACAATGGTGCAAAAGTACAAATATATATAagtttagtccaagactaataataataagcatgaattacaaatatatgaacaaaaaattgtaaaaacattacgataaagtgaaatatcattcatctagtgtcacctcttcaagagaggctcattggcaagaaAAGTTATGTCTTAGAACCTTGATGAcaacactgaagcgcacataaagtgaggtgaagcgctcaacatgttttgagcctcgtttcagggcttaagcgcgccctTGACAACACTGGCTACTACACAAAGAAGCTAACACCTCAATtttctaaaataagcactttAGGCTTCCAATAAGGTTGGCCAAAGAGGCTATTAGTCCATTGCTTGAGACTGATACCTAGTGTCAAGCAATACAAGTTGGGTATAAGTTGTTTTTAAAAAGATATGTAACCAGTGTTAAAAGCACACACTCAATGCCAAACCAACAATAATGCATTTCTCCGTGCAAAGAAATTGAATCAAAGgcagaaaagggaaaaaaatgatTGAGCTCTTTTGAGGCTTTAATCGCAAAGTGCAAATAAGCATGGACATTAATGAAGACATGCGGAaatgaagaaaagaatgaaacaCTATGAATGTAACTCAAGAATAATAACAAAAAAACATAAGCATTAACTTATGGACAAATGAATTGGAAAAGTTAACACTGAGAGAAATAACTTTTGTTTAGTGTTGCCCTCTTCTCGGCAGAGCCAAATGGTGATGAGATGCATGCCTTAATGCTTTGGCACTTGAATTGAAGTATTTCCCAAGTGAGGGAAACACTCGGTCTAGCTAAAGTTTTCATTCTTGAGATCAGGGGAGGAGCTGAAACAGCCTccttacctttcaaggtgggggtaaggtctgcgtagactctaccctccccagaccccacattgtgggattctattgggcatgttgttgttgttgttgagatcaGGGGAGGAGCTAAGGTCTGCTTTGAATTTTATGCCTTGACACAGCCGAAAAGTTTAGCtcagtcgggtgcccatcacaccctagtaaggtcggggtgtgacatgatattagaagctacacagtacacatgtgagcaatggtgcgaaaggggcaagtcggataaggtaagaatattgaaatatgcttgaaatgtaaagttgaaagacaaaagagggacggaaagttcaagttacaattgattcgttataagatcactagaagcagtatacttatgcaggactaatttgacattcggggacgaatgttcctaaggggggagggatGTTACACCCTataagagtccgtgctacttgaaacaagacaagaaagaatgagttaagaaagttcaaggaaagttaatcgagttagtaagaatatcgttatatatatatatatgattgccTTAAGtgtcccgaggtgacatggtaacctaaaggatttgaaatcgcgttatgagtacgtatatgaggtaatgtgagtgcccttttaaagtatttgagattattagtaatgatatagaagatggacaaaagatatgaatatatttttgcgattggagtttcgtcaaagcttcgtaagttctctagttacgtttaaggttattgtgattctacggacccttcgagacgtgtatggattgttatgtatgtatatgagtatgtatatgtatgtataagaggttacatgagggttggaagaggattagaagttaaacgaatctaaacgaaatgaatcggaacaacttcagtaaaatctcggaccagatttttagcctatattgttggaggcatatctcctagtatatgaggagttttaaggtgtttcaaaggcCTAacatgaagttcatcgagtctagtttccaacgcaacaaaccgctcgtcaaaatgatatttggattaGGATATATGGACGATGAAATTttggctggcagggcagcaaatttggacccgacccaaacactcatatttcggcccatgaggcccattaaactcaatatataagccaccactttgccctatattacttcacacgacctaaaaca
Coding sequences:
- the LOC132626440 gene encoding ETHYLENE INSENSITIVE 3-like 3 protein isoform X2 encodes the protein MAVMDEIGIDISSDIEVDDIRCDNIAEKDVSDEEIDPEELERRMWKDRVKLKRLKERQKLAAQEAAEKLQKNKQTTDQARRKKMSRAQDGILKYMLKLMEVCKARGFVYGIIPEKGKPVSGASDNIRAWWKEKVKFDKNGPAAIAKYEAECHAKGEGIGKQNGNPQSVLQDLQDATLGSLLSSLMQHCDPPQRKFPLEKGVSPPWWPSGNEEWWVKMGLPKGQKTPYKKPHDLKKMFKVGVLTAVIKHMSPDIAKIRRLVRQSKCLQDKMTAKESSIWLSVLSGEESTIQQPTSDNGSSSISEAPNRGHGQKKKPSVDSGSDYDVDDVNVSASSRDETRNEPLDAPPLSAVPQSHQGKDGQRRRRKRARSNFQQTEPDDEARNALPDINNSNVQLSGYNTNESQPENNIVGAKKPVEKNSAELPLRDSNLSLVPSADAVSTEDAFVSNGPSIYPMLENSVIPYESRFHLGTQDSVALRQLHDTQLQSRTQFSGMNNEPRSSIFHYGPPNNGLHNGPQSSVLHHELQDPSFTHGSQYSNLHQSPVYQYYTPSAEFGSAHEEQQSHLAFGQPQIKPRDSGVRNDISREDHQYGKDTFQNDHDRPVEMHFASPITSGSPDYARLSSPFNFELEVPSALDAGDLELFLDEDVMTFFAS
- the LOC132626440 gene encoding ETHYLENE INSENSITIVE 3-like 3 protein isoform X1, with product MEYCMIDVDGLGNSSDIEVDDIRCDNIAEKDVSDEEIDPEELERRMWKDRVKLKRLKERQKLAAQEAAEKLQKNKQTTDQARRKKMSRAQDGILKYMLKLMEVCKARGFVYGIIPEKGKPVSGASDNIRAWWKEKVKFDKNGPAAIAKYEAECHAKGEGIGKQNGNPQSVLQDLQDATLGSLLSSLMQHCDPPQRKFPLEKGVSPPWWPSGNEEWWVKMGLPKGQKTPYKKPHDLKKMFKVGVLTAVIKHMSPDIAKIRRLVRQSKCLQDKMTAKESSIWLSVLSGEESTIQQPTSDNGSSSISEAPNRGHGQKKKPSVDSGSDYDVDDVNVSASSRDETRNEPLDAPPLSAVPQSHQGKDGQRRRRKRARSNFQQTEPDDEARNALPDINNSNVQLSGYNTNESQPENNIVGAKKPVEKNSAELPLRDSNLSLVPSADAVSTEDAFVSNGPSIYPMLENSVIPYESRFHLGTQDSVALRQLHDTQLQSRTQFSGMNNEPRSSIFHYGPPNNGLHNGPQSSVLHHELQDPSFTHGSQYSNLHQSPVYQYYTPSAEFGSAHEEQQSHLAFGQPQIKPRDSGVRNDISREDHQYGKDTFQNDHDRPVEMHFASPITSGSPDYARLSSPFNFELEVPSALDAGDLELFLDEDVMTFFAS